One genomic segment of Actinoplanes ianthinogenes includes these proteins:
- a CDS encoding response regulator: protein MSVRVLIVDDQALVRVGFRMIIEAREDLEVVGEAGDGEQALRLAAQTRPDVVLMDVRMPGTDGLTATARLTAGPDAPRVIMLTTYDLDESLYAALRAGASGFLLKDVRPGDLVEAIRVVARGEALLAPTATRRLLDRFVAADLNPPGADARLDRLTGREREVLELLARGESNAEIAARMTVTEATVKTHVSAILRKLDVRDRVQAVVLAYDLGVVRPRPSS, encoded by the coding sequence ATGAGCGTCCGCGTGCTGATCGTCGACGATCAGGCCCTGGTCCGCGTCGGGTTCCGGATGATCATCGAGGCTCGCGAGGATCTCGAGGTCGTCGGCGAGGCCGGCGACGGCGAGCAGGCGCTGCGGCTGGCCGCGCAGACCCGGCCCGACGTCGTCCTGATGGACGTCCGCATGCCCGGGACGGACGGCCTGACCGCGACCGCGCGGCTGACCGCCGGCCCGGACGCGCCGCGCGTGATCATGCTGACCACCTACGACCTGGACGAGTCGCTGTACGCCGCGCTGCGCGCCGGGGCCAGCGGTTTTCTGCTCAAGGACGTCCGCCCCGGCGACCTGGTCGAGGCGATCCGGGTGGTGGCCCGCGGCGAGGCGCTGCTGGCCCCGACCGCGACCCGCCGGCTGCTCGACCGGTTCGTCGCCGCCGACCTCAACCCGCCCGGCGCCGACGCCCGCCTCGATCGGCTCACCGGCCGCGAGCGCGAGGTCCTGGAACTGCTAGCCCGCGGCGAGTCGAACGCCGAGATCGCCGCCCGGATGACCGTCACCGAGGCCACCGTGAAGACGCACGTCTCGGCCATCCTGCGGAAACTCGACGTCCGCGACCGGGTGCAGGCCGTGGTGCTCGCCTACGACCTCGGTGTGGTCCGCCCCCGCCCCTCATCCTGA
- a CDS encoding sensor histidine kinase codes for MGDGYRARLSPRWRRLLLLLGAVLVAPALWAGPAGTVDRLVAAGLAAGQVAALWWLDRAPRRVIAVVLVAGTALQWLVPAVGPGLVFVVLCTYAWTRPARETLGGLAATVVAVCGPPALQGRWALAGIWLAASLLAWSWGALGRAREARRLAERRQAVLEERARIARELHDVLSHTVSVMVVQAAAADDVFELNPGQARAAIRRTEAAGREALAELRTFLRTVRDGDPAPVPGDARHDAPPQPALTDVERLVETMSGAGLTVTLRREGDAEPPAGVQLSAYRIVQEALTNTLRHSGAAKAEVLIRITGTEVELDVRDDGRGDAGNGPGNGIRGMRERAAVLGGTVTAGPDPEGGFRVCARLPWQAAA; via the coding sequence ATGGGGGACGGCTACCGGGCACGGCTCTCGCCGCGGTGGCGGCGGCTGTTGCTCCTGCTCGGGGCGGTGCTGGTCGCGCCGGCGCTGTGGGCCGGCCCGGCGGGGACCGTGGATCGGCTGGTGGCCGCCGGACTGGCGGCCGGGCAGGTGGCCGCGCTCTGGTGGCTGGACCGGGCGCCGCGGCGGGTGATCGCGGTCGTCCTGGTGGCCGGGACAGCCCTGCAATGGCTGGTGCCCGCGGTCGGGCCGGGGCTGGTCTTCGTGGTGCTGTGCACCTATGCCTGGACCCGGCCGGCTCGGGAGACGCTCGGGGGGCTGGCCGCCACGGTGGTCGCGGTCTGCGGGCCGCCCGCGCTTCAGGGCCGGTGGGCGCTCGCCGGGATCTGGCTGGCGGCCTCGCTGCTGGCCTGGAGCTGGGGTGCGCTGGGGCGGGCCCGGGAGGCCCGGCGGCTCGCGGAGCGGCGGCAGGCGGTGCTCGAGGAGCGCGCCCGGATCGCCCGGGAGCTGCACGACGTGCTGTCCCACACGGTGTCGGTGATGGTGGTGCAGGCCGCGGCCGCCGACGACGTCTTCGAGCTGAACCCGGGGCAGGCCCGCGCGGCGATCCGGCGTACCGAGGCGGCGGGGCGGGAGGCGCTCGCGGAGTTGCGGACGTTTTTGCGTACGGTGCGGGACGGCGACCCGGCCCCGGTGCCGGGGGACGCGCGGCACGACGCGCCGCCGCAGCCCGCGCTGACCGATGTGGAGAGGCTGGTCGAGACGATGAGCGGGGCCGGGCTCACGGTGACGCTGCGCCGGGAGGGCGACGCCGAGCCGCCGGCCGGCGTGCAGCTGTCGGCCTACCGGATCGTGCAGGAGGCGCTGACCAACACGCTGCGGCACTCCGGCGCGGCCAAGGCGGAGGTGCTCATCCGGATCACCGGCACGGAGGTGGAGCTGGACGTGCGCGACGACGGTCGCGGGGATGCGGGCAACGGGCCGGGCAACGGGATCCGGGGCATGCGCGAGCGGGCCGCCGTCCTCGGTGGCACGGTGACCGCCGGGCCGGATCCGGAGGGCGGCTTCCGGGTCTGCGCCCGGCTGCCCTGGCAGGCCGCGGCATGA